From one Formosa sediminum genomic stretch:
- a CDS encoding response regulator: MKILAIDDQQLVLLPLQKRLVDLGYVVQIETNAEKGLEIYNSFLPDLVIVDINMPGISGLDIVKHIRHSENPDTPIMVLSGNTQDSVITEGFDLGINDYMKKPLSLNEISARVKRLIGVPEFQNDVETSNVMIQHRCVGVVIPCYNEEERLLSNAFLNYIDKHSGYHLCFVNDGSKDKTLEVLHNIQKGREDFITVYDCEKNGGKAEAVRLGMLHMSKKADLDYIGFLDADLSTDLADFDDLVKTIETSDFKIVSGSRISRMGANITKESARKIISLTINYIIRKILKMDFKDTQCGAKIFSKDVIDIAFGEKFVTQWIFDVEIFKRMSIHFGLKTAKSMLCEQPLKRWIHADGSKLSMKDSIKIVGQLAQIAWVYRGNNVKNNSKKSHLRVA; encoded by the coding sequence ATGAAAATTCTAGCTATAGATGACCAGCAATTAGTTTTATTGCCTTTACAAAAACGATTAGTAGACTTAGGTTATGTAGTACAAATAGAAACTAATGCAGAAAAAGGCTTAGAGATTTATAATAGTTTTCTACCAGATTTAGTTATTGTAGATATAAATATGCCTGGAATTTCTGGGTTAGATATTGTAAAGCATATTAGACATTCTGAAAATCCAGACACGCCAATTATGGTGCTTTCTGGAAATACTCAAGATAGTGTGATTACAGAAGGGTTTGATTTAGGTATTAATGATTATATGAAAAAGCCTTTAAGCTTAAACGAAATTAGTGCCCGCGTAAAACGATTAATAGGTGTTCCTGAGTTTCAAAATGACGTAGAAACCAGTAATGTCATGATTCAGCACCGTTGTGTAGGTGTGGTGATCCCTTGTTATAATGAAGAAGAGCGGTTGTTAAGTAATGCTTTTTTAAATTATATAGATAAGCATTCGGGGTATCATTTGTGTTTTGTAAACGATGGGAGTAAAGATAAAACGTTAGAAGTTTTACACAACATACAAAAAGGCAGAGAAGATTTTATTACTGTTTACGATTGCGAAAAAAATGGAGGTAAAGCAGAAGCTGTACGTTTAGGGATGTTGCACATGTCTAAAAAAGCCGATTTAGATTATATCGGGTTTTTGGATGCCGATTTATCTACTGATTTAGCAGATTTTGATGATTTGGTTAAAACCATTGAAACCTCAGATTTTAAAATTGTAAGTGGATCTAGAATCTCTAGAATGGGTGCAAATATTACCAAAGAATCTGCTAGAAAAATTATTAGTTTAACTATAAATTATATCATCAGAAAAATTTTAAAAATGGATTTTAAAGACACCCAATGTGGTGCCAAAATATTCAGTAAAGATGTTATTGATATTGCTTTTGGTGAAAAATTTGTTACCCAATGGATTTTTGATGTTGAAATTTTTAAAAGAATGAGTATTCACTTTGGATTAAAAACAGCTAAATCGATGTTGTGCGAACAGCCTTTAAAACGTTGGATTCATGCCGATGGATCTAAATTATCTATGAAAGACTCTATAAAAATTGTTGGACAATTAGCACAAATAGCTTGGGTTTATCGTGGTAATAACGTAAAAAATAATAGTAAAAAATCACACTTAAGGGTAGCTTAA
- a CDS encoding glycosyltransferase: MKVGLILIFHNNEDTINKQFFNSIFELSKQIHLSLINNGSTDNTLQKLRDIEQMYSSNLSLIDIKKYKGTTAAIKAGVRYLSKHGEFKYIGFLTIQSISNMKHVSKIIQLIKTRYDLIVMYNAKVAATKPFERKLFKNTFSMHDFSTYFKSYFDVTGV; encoded by the coding sequence ATGAAGGTTGGATTAATTCTTATATTCCATAATAACGAAGATACCATTAACAAACAGTTTTTTAATAGCATTTTTGAGCTTTCAAAACAGATACATTTAAGTCTTATTAATAATGGAAGTACAGATAATACATTGCAAAAACTTAGAGATATTGAGCAAATGTATTCTTCAAATTTATCGTTAATAGATATTAAAAAATATAAAGGAACTACTGCAGCCATAAAAGCAGGAGTCAGGTATTTATCTAAACACGGTGAATTTAAATATATCGGATTTTTAACCATACAATCTATTTCTAATATGAAACACGTTAGTAAAATAATTCAACTTATTAAAACACGTTATGATTTAATTGTAATGTACAATGCTAAAGTTGCAGCAACTAAACCTTTTGAGCGCAAACTGTTTAAGAATACATTTTCTATGCATGATTTTAGTACATATTTTAAGTCTTATTTTGATGTTACTGGGGTTTAA
- a CDS encoding helix-turn-helix domain-containing protein, translated as MKRAMSTSNYSLKEIGHAAGFNKITNFTKFFKKHTSETPKQFLAKL; from the coding sequence ATTAAAAGAGCCATGTCGACTTCAAATTATAGCTTAAAAGAAATAGGGCATGCAGCCGGCTTTAATAAAATTACAAATTTTACCAAATTCTTTAAAAAACATACTTCAGAAACTCCAAAGCAATTTCTAGCCAAGTTGTAA
- the egtB gene encoding ergothioneine biosynthesis protein EgtB, translating into MHLSLKYKEIREQSVAFCSHLHIEDYAIQVVQFASPPKWHLAHTTWFFETFILKPYLKDYTVFNPDYNFLFNSYYNNAGDRILQANRGNMSRPTTAEILEYRTYVDTKMLNFLEHQTDKTIIDLVILGLNHEQQHQELLVTDVKYMFGHNPIFPVYHSDYNLVKDHNSTTGSIHVKAGIYTVGYQGNGFCYDNELGVHQVYLNDFEILNTLVTNGDYIDFIESGGYTDFNLWLDDGWSWVNANKIAAPLYWHNIDKEWHYYTLSGLQKVDHDAILTHINYYEANAFAEWKDMRLPTEFEWEVAAQHFRWGKRWEWTNSAYLPYPNFVKEHGALGEYNGKFMSNKMVLRGASVATSNHHSRSTYRNFFNPSESWQFTGLRLVK; encoded by the coding sequence ATGCATTTAAGTTTAAAATATAAAGAGATTAGAGAACAGTCTGTTGCGTTTTGTAGTCATTTACATATTGAAGATTATGCTATACAGGTGGTTCAATTTGCAAGTCCGCCCAAATGGCATTTAGCACACACCACTTGGTTTTTTGAAACCTTTATTTTAAAACCATACCTTAAAGATTATACAGTTTTTAACCCAGACTATAACTTTCTTTTTAATAGTTATTATAACAATGCTGGAGATAGAATTTTACAAGCCAATAGAGGGAATATGTCGCGGCCTACTACAGCCGAAATTTTAGAATATCGTACCTATGTCGATACTAAAATGCTGAATTTTTTAGAGCATCAAACCGATAAAACTATTATTGATTTGGTAATTCTTGGGTTAAATCATGAACAGCAACACCAAGAATTATTAGTGACAGACGTAAAATATATGTTTGGCCATAATCCTATATTTCCTGTCTATCATTCCGATTATAATTTGGTTAAAGACCATAATTCTACTACAGGAAGTATTCATGTAAAAGCAGGAATATACACTGTGGGATATCAAGGTAATGGCTTTTGTTATGATAATGAATTGGGAGTACACCAAGTATATTTAAACGATTTTGAAATTTTAAATACCCTTGTCACCAATGGCGACTATATAGATTTTATAGAATCTGGTGGATATACCGATTTTAATTTGTGGTTAGACGATGGTTGGTCTTGGGTTAATGCCAATAAAATAGCTGCTCCATTGTATTGGCATAACATCGATAAAGAATGGCATTATTACACTTTATCTGGACTTCAAAAAGTAGATCACGATGCCATATTAACTCATATTAACTATTACGAGGCTAATGCCTTCGCAGAGTGGAAAGATATGCGTTTACCTACCGAGTTTGAATGGGAAGTGGCTGCTCAACACTTTAGATGGGGAAAACGTTGGGAATGGACTAATAGTGCCTATTTACCTTATCCCAATTTTGTGAAAGAACATGGTGCATTAGGCGAGTATAACGGTAAGTTTATGAGTAATAAAATGGTGTTAAGAGGGGCTTCTGTTGCAACATCTAACCACCATAGTAGATCTACATATCGTAATTTTTTTAACCCTTCGGAAAGCTGGCAATTTACCGGATTAAGATTAGTAAAATAA
- a CDS encoding L-histidine N(alpha)-methyltransferase, whose amino-acid sequence MIELVKQSKSQKVNTAETLYNVFSEEVNSGLERNPKCLPSKYFYDQKGDALFVKIMNLPEYYLTRSELEIFQHKTNQLINALELHPERYFELVELGAGDGLKTKELLKVLEHQNYKFDYLPIDISSNALNLLEDNLKQELPKVSVKTKQGDYFKVLDALKESKHPKIILFLGSNIGNMSDSAATKFMTKLSANLNPEDKLLLGVDLIKSKSVVLPAYNDSQGVTAAFNLNLLARINAELGADFNLNQFKHKPEYDENEGIAKSFIESCVNQIVTIKALGKSFKFLKGEKIHTEISRKYNDTLITEIIANANFSLDTKILDSKAYFADYILTRNA is encoded by the coding sequence ATGATTGAATTAGTAAAACAAAGCAAAAGTCAAAAGGTAAATACAGCTGAAACATTATATAATGTGTTTAGTGAGGAAGTCAATTCTGGACTAGAACGTAATCCAAAATGTTTACCGTCTAAATATTTCTATGACCAAAAAGGAGATGCATTATTTGTAAAAATCATGAATCTTCCGGAGTACTATTTAACACGTAGTGAATTAGAAATTTTCCAACATAAAACCAATCAATTAATAAACGCTTTAGAATTACATCCTGAACGCTATTTTGAACTTGTAGAGTTGGGTGCCGGAGATGGATTAAAAACTAAAGAATTACTTAAAGTTTTGGAGCATCAAAATTATAAATTCGATTATCTTCCTATAGACATATCTTCAAATGCTTTAAATCTTTTAGAAGATAACTTAAAGCAAGAACTCCCGAAGGTGTCTGTTAAAACTAAGCAAGGCGATTATTTTAAGGTGCTTGATGCTTTAAAAGAGAGTAAACATCCTAAAATTATTTTGTTTTTGGGATCTAATATTGGAAACATGTCTGATAGCGCTGCTACTAAATTTATGACTAAGCTAAGTGCTAATCTAAACCCAGAAGACAAGCTGTTGTTAGGTGTAGATTTAATCAAATCAAAATCGGTTGTCTTACCTGCATATAACGATAGTCAGGGAGTAACAGCTGCATTTAATTTAAATTTGTTAGCGCGTATAAATGCAGAATTGGGAGCTGATTTTAATTTAAATCAGTTTAAACATAAACCAGAGTATGATGAGAATGAAGGAATCGCAAAAAGTTTTATAGAGAGTTGTGTAAATCAAATAGTAACTATAAAGGCCCTTGGTAAATCTTTCAAATTTTTAAAAGGAGAAAAAATACACACTGAAATTTCTAGAAAATATAATGATACACTTATTACGGAAATTATAGCCAATGCCAATTTTAGTTTAGATACCAAAATTTTAGATAGTAAGGCTTATTTTGCAGATTATATACTAACACGAAACGCATAA
- a CDS encoding aspartate/glutamate racemase family protein, with protein MTHIKLAVLGLGSRTTAYYLSTLNLLYNNKFGAYGTCPLFLLNVDFNTINPLLPNTSKALSAIVGGYLNSLDAFGAQHIIIPNITLHETVDQLNVNTTVLHPIHLTISKIKAQHCSTIVLFASMYSMQSDYIRSHFRAHGIDVLLPSKTNMEFIDKVRTTVYNGTETPNLIAAFHTLLDDYSRTYPVVLGCTELSVLNLKTNPNLIDMAQLQMETAVNHMP; from the coding sequence ATGACACATATAAAACTTGCTGTATTGGGGCTAGGAAGCCGAACTACAGCATATTATTTAAGTACATTAAATTTATTATATAATAATAAATTTGGTGCTTATGGTACGTGTCCATTATTTTTGTTAAATGTAGATTTTAATACTATAAATCCATTACTTCCCAATACATCTAAAGCATTATCTGCTATTGTTGGAGGTTATCTTAATTCACTAGATGCATTTGGAGCTCAGCATATTATAATTCCTAATATTACGCTTCATGAAACTGTAGATCAATTAAACGTGAATACCACTGTTTTACACCCTATACATTTAACAATTTCTAAAATAAAAGCACAACACTGTTCAACTATTGTCCTTTTTGCTTCTATGTATTCCATGCAATCAGATTATATTAGATCTCACTTTAGGGCGCATGGCATCGACGTTTTATTACCTTCAAAAACAAATATGGAATTTATTGATAAGGTTAGGACAACGGTATATAATGGAACAGAAACTCCAAATTTAATAGCTGCTTTTCATACCCTTTTAGATGATTATTCAAGAACTTATCCAGTGGTGTTAGGGTGTACAGAATTATCGGTATTAAATCTTAAAACTAATCCAAATCTTATAGATATGGCGCAATTGCAAATGGAAACTGCGGTTAATCACATGCCATAA
- a CDS encoding Rossmann-fold NAD(P)-binding domain-containing protein, with amino-acid sequence MDRVLLISGMDAPEKRIIQHRYVIEAAKQNNVNEIVYTSIVGAEKGNAFSPIVQTNRQTEQDIINFGLEYVIGRNGIYIEPDLEYIDTYVKDGEIRNCAAEGICTYTSRTELGFAYTKMLLEDKHNRNIYNLVGHGITQHELTDYINQVYQTELIYNSVSIEAYKADRIGELGEFLGTIIAGIYEGIKSGANKVISDYEKAAGRPHKSTLELIEHFYSTNYTN; translated from the coding sequence ATAGATCGTGTACTGCTAATTTCCGGAATGGATGCGCCCGAAAAACGAATTATTCAGCATAGATATGTTATTGAGGCAGCTAAGCAAAATAATGTAAATGAAATAGTTTATACCAGTATAGTAGGGGCAGAAAAAGGCAATGCATTTAGTCCTATTGTACAAACAAACAGACAAACAGAACAAGATATTATAAACTTCGGTTTAGAGTATGTGATTGGTAGAAATGGAATTTATATAGAGCCTGATTTGGAATATATAGATACGTATGTAAAAGACGGTGAAATTAGAAATTGTGCTGCAGAAGGTATATGCACCTATACAAGCAGAACAGAGTTAGGTTTTGCTTATACCAAAATGCTACTTGAAGATAAACACAATAGGAATATATATAATTTGGTAGGACATGGTATTACACAACATGAACTTACAGATTATATTAATCAAGTATATCAAACAGAACTGATATATAATTCTGTCTCAATTGAAGCTTATAAAGCTGATAGAATTGGAGAGTTAGGAGAATTTTTAGGAACTATTATTGCTGGTATTTATGAGGGTATTAAGAGTGGTGCAAACAAAGTGATTTCAGATTATGAAAAAGCGGCAGGTAGACCTCATAAATCTACATTAGAGCTTATTGAACATTTTTATAGCACAAATTACACTAATTAA
- a CDS encoding glycoside hydrolase family 113 yields the protein MKLINCLFFLFLFSIVSCQNQSQKINGVSFVSSRDTVNENNIKPLVNIHANYAAIMPFGFIQDLNHPHVKYNTERQWFGKTKTGAKHYIETLQKQHMQIMLKPQIWVRHGEFTGHITMNSEAHWKTLETSYSKFILEYAKLAEDSNVDMFCIGTELERFISARPKFWNTLILEIKKVYSGKLTYAANWDEYENTPFWDRLDYIGINAYFPVSPNKTPSFEDAMQGLKPYKTTVSEFSKTHNKSVIFTEFGYRSVDYSGKAPWNSDRAMTQVNLEAQVNCTKALFETFWGEDWFAGGFVWKWFINHDESGGEHDARFTPQNKPVEQLIKSYYKTFSN from the coding sequence ATGAAATTAATTAACTGCCTATTTTTTTTATTCCTTTTTAGTATAGTTTCTTGTCAAAATCAATCTCAAAAAATTAATGGTGTGAGTTTTGTTTCTTCTAGAGATACTGTAAATGAAAACAATATAAAACCATTAGTTAATATTCATGCTAACTATGCTGCGATAATGCCTTTTGGATTTATTCAAGATTTAAATCATCCTCATGTTAAATATAATACAGAAAGACAATGGTTTGGCAAAACTAAAACCGGTGCAAAACATTATATTGAAACTTTGCAAAAACAACACATGCAAATAATGTTAAAACCACAAATTTGGGTAAGACATGGTGAATTTACAGGTCATATAACCATGAATTCTGAAGCGCATTGGAAAACTTTAGAAACGTCATATTCTAAATTCATATTAGAATATGCGAAGTTGGCAGAAGACTCTAATGTTGATATGTTTTGTATTGGTACAGAATTAGAACGTTTTATAAGCGCTAGACCTAAATTTTGGAACACTTTAATTCTCGAAATAAAAAAAGTGTATTCTGGTAAATTAACGTATGCTGCAAATTGGGATGAATATGAAAACACCCCATTTTGGGACCGTTTAGATTATATTGGTATTAATGCCTACTTCCCTGTAAGCCCAAATAAAACACCTAGCTTTGAAGATGCCATGCAAGGACTAAAACCTTATAAAACTACAGTTTCTGAATTTTCTAAAACTCATAACAAATCTGTTATTTTTACAGAGTTTGGGTATAGAAGTGTAGATTATAGCGGAAAAGCACCTTGGAATAGTGACCGCGCGATGACACAAGTAAATCTTGAAGCTCAAGTTAATTGTACAAAAGCATTATTTGAAACCTTTTGGGGAGAAGACTGGTTTGCTGGTGGGTTTGTTTGGAAATGGTTTATAAACCATGATGAATCTGGTGGAGAACACGATGCTAGATTTACACCACAAAACAAACCTGTAGAACAATTAATTAAGTCGTATTACAAAACGTTTTCAAACTAA
- a CDS encoding NAD(P)/FAD-dependent oxidoreductase, whose product MEHIAIIGNGISGVTLARHIRKNSDNKITIISGETDYFFSRTALMYIYMGHMKFEHTKPYEDWFWEKNRIGLKRGVVTQVNTQTKTLYLSDGETLTYDKLVVATGSKPNKFGWPGQDLKGVMGMYHKQDLDNLETYAPNNKVCKRAVIVGGGLIGIEMAEMLSSRSIPVTFLVREHSFWNGVLPSGESEMINRHIKNHHIDLRLATNLKEIKSDEKGQVKSVIIEETGEEIPCQVVGLTAGVTPNIEFLKDSGIALGRGVKVNRFLETNIPDVYAIGDCAEQHEAIGNRRPIEAVWYTGRMMGEVLAQTICGNRMEYKPGHWFNSAKFLDIEYQTYGWVFSDRNKTEYEQHFHWKHSDDTKCITVAYNKDTHQFLGINTFGIRMRHEVFDRWLTENKTLDYVMKHLPEANFDPEFYSKFENEILQAYTNQFQTV is encoded by the coding sequence ATGGAACATATAGCCATTATTGGAAATGGAATTTCTGGTGTTACTCTAGCAAGACATATTAGAAAAAATTCCGACAACAAGATTACTATAATATCTGGAGAGACCGATTATTTTTTCTCTCGTACTGCACTCATGTATATATATATGGGACACATGAAGTTTGAGCACACCAAACCATATGAAGATTGGTTCTGGGAAAAAAACAGAATTGGGCTTAAAAGAGGAGTGGTTACACAGGTTAATACGCAAACGAAAACCCTTTATCTTTCTGATGGAGAAACTCTTACATACGATAAGCTTGTTGTCGCTACGGGAAGTAAACCTAATAAATTTGGATGGCCAGGTCAAGATTTAAAAGGTGTTATGGGAATGTATCACAAGCAAGATTTAGATAATTTAGAGACCTATGCACCGAATAACAAGGTTTGCAAACGTGCCGTTATTGTAGGGGGCGGATTAATAGGGATTGAGATGGCTGAAATGCTTAGCAGTCGTAGTATTCCAGTAACTTTTTTAGTTAGAGAACACAGTTTTTGGAATGGAGTTTTGCCAAGTGGTGAAAGTGAAATGATTAATCGTCATATTAAAAATCATCATATAGATTTGCGTTTAGCTACCAATTTAAAAGAAATCAAATCGGATGAAAAGGGGCAAGTAAAATCTGTAATTATAGAAGAAACAGGAGAAGAAATTCCGTGTCAGGTGGTAGGGCTAACAGCAGGAGTAACGCCAAACATAGAGTTTTTAAAAGATTCTGGTATAGCTTTAGGTCGAGGTGTAAAAGTCAATCGCTTTTTAGAAACCAATATTCCTGATGTTTATGCTATTGGTGATTGTGCAGAACAACATGAAGCTATTGGTAACAGGCGTCCAATAGAGGCGGTTTGGTATACAGGCCGTATGATGGGAGAAGTTTTAGCACAAACTATATGCGGAAATAGAATGGAATATAAACCTGGGCATTGGTTTAACTCTGCGAAATTTTTAGATATCGAATATCAAACTTATGGTTGGGTGTTTAGTGATAGAAATAAAACAGAGTATGAGCAACATTTTCATTGGAAACATTCAGACGATACTAAATGTATTACGGTAGCCTATAATAAAGATACCCATCAGTTTTTAGGAATTAATACGTTTGGCATACGTATGCGTCATGAAGTATTTGACCGTTGGCTTACCGAAAATAAAACTTTAGATTATGTGATGAAACATCTTCCGGAAGCTAACTTTGATCCCGAATTTTATTCAAAATTTGAAAACGAAATTTTACAAGCATATACTAACCAATTTCAGACTGTATAA
- a CDS encoding 4Fe-4S binding protein yields the protein MSNKINYSMSLAKPDALGINNTQKIALAIGVIGLFIMALALFNTDFPNKPLFLTLSLASIIGGVVLYSREAYLTKTEGIKNDGVWFKSISSRGILGWILGVVLTTFYIVLYFFPEYLGLGTNGEPNTGLIALFDPLNQLLSGRNASQWFVYGVLYTVAILAFGYKYILKYRHNRYQQLRTGSVMFFQLGFAFLIPEFMYVMNNKLPYYDLKSIWPLNYYIFDEWSVKGFLSAGNIGLALLIFGLLSIFVITPILTYKYGKRWYCSWVCGCGGLAETAGDPFRQLSSKKMYAWKIERWLIHTVLVFSVVMTVAMVYSYLGYDKNDFWLTRDVFISLVIGLLTVVFVATLYFKKEELGKDAKLGAIGYAVIIALLLIMHFTGTTDHLFFIKSGTLRSAYGLYIGSIFSGVIGTGFYPILGNRSWCRFGCPMAAILGFQQRLFSKFRITTNGGQCISCGNCSNSCEMGIDVRAYAQKGENIVRSSCVGCGVCSAVCPRGVLKLENDTMKGRINPTEVLLGNDVDLMDLLNNK from the coding sequence ATGAGTAATAAAATAAATTATAGTATGTCATTGGCTAAACCCGATGCATTAGGTATAAACAATACCCAGAAAATAGCCCTTGCAATAGGTGTAATAGGATTGTTTATTATGGCATTAGCGCTTTTTAATACCGATTTTCCTAATAAACCTTTGTTTTTAACCCTATCGTTAGCTTCTATTATAGGAGGCGTTGTATTGTATTCAAGAGAAGCCTATTTGACTAAAACGGAAGGTATAAAAAATGATGGCGTATGGTTTAAATCTATTTCTTCTCGAGGGATTCTAGGTTGGATTCTTGGAGTTGTATTGACTACATTTTACATTGTTTTATATTTTTTTCCAGAGTATTTGGGATTGGGTACAAATGGCGAACCCAACACAGGTTTAATAGCGCTTTTTGATCCTTTAAATCAGTTATTAAGTGGTAGAAACGCCAGTCAATGGTTTGTATATGGTGTTTTATATACCGTTGCTATTTTAGCTTTTGGTTATAAATACATTTTAAAATACAGACATAATCGATATCAGCAACTACGTACAGGTTCGGTAATGTTTTTTCAATTGGGTTTTGCCTTTCTGATTCCCGAATTTATGTACGTTATGAATAACAAATTACCTTATTACGACCTTAAAAGTATATGGCCTCTTAACTATTATATTTTTGATGAGTGGTCTGTAAAAGGCTTTCTTTCGGCAGGAAATATCGGCTTAGCGTTATTAATTTTTGGACTATTATCCATTTTTGTAATCACTCCAATTTTAACTTATAAATACGGTAAAAGATGGTATTGTTCGTGGGTTTGTGGCTGTGGCGGTTTAGCAGAAACAGCAGGAGACCCTTTTAGACAATTATCGTCTAAAAAGATGTATGCTTGGAAAATAGAACGTTGGTTAATACATACTGTTTTAGTGTTTTCTGTAGTAATGACGGTGGCCATGGTGTATTCGTATTTAGGTTATGATAAAAATGATTTCTGGTTAACACGAGATGTGTTTATTTCTTTAGTAATAGGTTTGTTAACCGTAGTTTTTGTCGCAACACTGTACTTTAAGAAAGAAGAATTAGGTAAGGACGCTAAACTGGGAGCAATAGGCTATGCTGTTATTATTGCTTTGTTATTAATTATGCATTTTACAGGAACTACAGATCATTTGTTTTTTATAAAATCCGGGACATTACGATCTGCTTATGGGCTGTATATTGGTTCTATTTTTTCTGGTGTGATTGGTACAGGATTTTATCCTATTTTAGGAAACCGTTCGTGGTGTCGTTTTGGTTGCCCTATGGCCGCTATTTTAGGATTTCAACAACGTTTATTTTCTAAATTTAGAATTACAACTAATGGCGGACAATGTATTTCTTGTGGTAATTGCTCTAACAGTTGTGAGATGGGAATAGACGTGAGAGCGTATGCACAAAAAGGAGAGAATATTGTACGATCTAGCTGTGTTGGCTGTGGTGTATGTTCTGCTGTTTGCCCAAGAGGAGTTTTAAAATTAGAAAACGATACTATGAAAGGACGTATTAACCCCACAGAAGTCCTTTTAGGAAACGATGTAGATTTAATGGACTTATTAAATAATAAATAA